One part of the Dysidea avara chromosome 10, odDysAvar1.4, whole genome shotgun sequence genome encodes these proteins:
- the LOC136269418 gene encoding G protein-coupled receptor kinase 5-like, translating into MLELESIAADRSLVKARLHGEGSKAKGRSRKWKEMLKFPGVAQAMSLDREINKDFTYIVDSQPIGENLFKLYCQKTIELMFCMEFLQALNNFRMMVADKHNETAKKIYAEFIKSDGPKSLGLFDDDVSSDIAMMLDNDTGSLSKDIYEECRRLVKQHLMGEAYKAFLASPYYWRYLQWKYIERAPITKEHFRQYRVLGKGGFGLVFACQSKTTGRMYALKKLEKKRVKKRRGEKLALNEKTILERVNSRFVVNLAYTYQTKDSLCLVLTLLNGGDLRFHIHNLGDPGLDEERAVFYAAEIALGLQHLHAVRIIYRDMKPENILLDDNGHIRISDLGLAIELPEGQKAKGRVGTVGYMAPEVINHDRYGFTVDWWGLGCIVYEMIQGESPFRRRKEKVTRDEVERRVKEDGEVYTSKFSEEARSLCTMLLQKQHTHRLGCGQRGALDLRPHPFFRHIQWSQLEAGHIPAPYVPNPNAVYCKDMLEIEQFSSVKGVDIDGTDMQFHARFSSGSNSVPWQKEMIESKAFEEMNSTYPIEPDAEPYSPSLHPPGAAASASAGSGGFLQKLKGKFKRQASSSL; encoded by the exons ATGTTGGAACTGGAAAGCATTGCTGCAGACCGGTCACTGGTAAAGGCAAGATTGCATG GTGAAGGCAGCAAGGCAAAGGGAAGGAGTAGAAAATGGAAGGAGATGCTAAAGTTTCCTGGCGTTGCTCAAGCAATGAGTCTTgacagagagatca ACAAAGATTTTACGTATATTGTGGATTCCCAGCCGATCGGGGAGAACTTGTTTAAGTTGTATTGTCAGAAGACGATTGAGTTAATGTTCTGTATGGAATTCCTGCAAGCTTTA AATAATTTTCGCATGATGGTGGCTGATAAACACAATGAGACCGCAAAGAAAATCTATGCTGAATTCATAAAGTCTGAT GGCCCTAAATCTTTGGGGTTATTTGACGACGATGTATCGTCAGATATAGCGATGATGTTGGATAATGACACAGGATCATTGAGTAAAGATATCTATGAAGAATGTCGTAG GCTTGTCAAACAACACTTGATGGGTGAAGCGTACAAAGCATTTCTAGCCAGCCCTTATTACTGGAGATATCTTCAGTGGAAATACATAGAAAG AGCTCCGATTACAAAGGAACACTTCAGACAGTACAGGGTACTGGGCAAAGGAGGATTTGGATTG GTGTTTGCTTGTCAGAGCAAAACTACTGGGCGCATGTATGCTCTAAAGAAACTGGAAAAGAAGAGAGTCAAGAAAAGACGTGGTGAAAAACTGGCTCTAAACGAGAAAACAATCCTTGAGAGAGTAAACAGCAGATTTGTG GTAAACTTAGCATACACGTATCAGACAAAGGATTCATTATGTTTAGTACTGACGTTGTTAAATGGGGGAGATCTGCGATTTCACATTCATAATCTGGGTGACCCGGGACTGGATGAAGAGCGAGCTGTCTTCTATGCTGCAGAAATTGCCCTGGGGCTGCAGCATTTGCATGCTGTGCGTATCATATACAG GGATATGAAGCCAGAAAACATACTACTAGATGATAATG GACACATTAGAATATCTGACCTTGGTCTTGCCATTGAGCTACCTGAAGGACAGAAGGCAAAGGGCCGTGTTGGTACAGTTGGATATATGG CCCCTGAGGTAATCAATCATGATCGATATGGCTTCACAGTTGACTGGTGGGGACTAGGCTGTATAGTATATGAGATGATACAAGGAGAG TCTCCCTTTAGGAGAAGAAAAGAGAAGGTCACAAGAGATGAGGTAGAAAGGAGAGTTAAAGAAGATGGTGAAGTTTATACTAGCAAATTCTCAGAGGAAGCCAGATCACTTTGTACAATG ctactgCAGAAGCAGCACACTCACAGATTAGGTTGTGGGCAGAGGGGAGCGCTGGATTTGAGGCCGCATCCATTCTTCAGACATATACAATGGAGTCAGCTGGAAGCAGGCCATATACCAGCTCCATATGTTCCCAAT CCAAATGCTGTTTATTGTAAGGACATGCTCGAGATTGAGCAGTTCTCATCTGTAAAAGGAGTAGATATTGATGGCACAGACATGCAGTTTCATGCTCGATTTAGCAGTGGTAGTAATTCAGTACCCTGGCAAAAAGAA ATGATAGAGAGTAAAGCGTTTGAAGAAATGAATTCAACCTATCCCATTGAGCCAGATGCTGAACCATACAGCCCTTCATTACATCCACCAGGTGCTGCTGCCTCTGCATCCGCTGGGAGTGGTGGATTCCTCCAAAAATTAAAAGGAAAATTTAAGAGACAG
- the LOC136269420 gene encoding LRP2-binding protein-like yields the protein MSTDSEAVPRDDSAHETTSPPSGDEKQTSYVIGSQEWLDCMVDRSERGNAYAHFSLGQYYFEKKDYPNALNYFNMADKKGNLQATYQLAVMHYDGLGVAEDQHKGMQYMKAVAQATKKEHYHLVPSAQFSIGQAYFQGFGINQSDEEAIQWYILAANASNQQNVGCIKAQNALGMLFSRKDSLNLQQAFHWHQKAAESGHLESMAALGQMMLSGHGCTTDKTTGIKWLKKSSIRGCMYANGLLSCEYFNSKLYSRAVENALKICDLDKEAAQTLQEQFIPHLVHRGIAISCFVLARCLQLGQGIERSEEKAKMYFDKASLFDKEITSDLHTKMTHGVM from the exons ATGTCAACAGACTCTGAAGCGGTTCCTAGGGATGATAGTGCTCACGAGACCACTTCTCCTCCCAGTGGTGATGAGAAACAGACCAGTTATGTGATTGGCAGTCAGGAATGGCTGGATTGTATGGTGGATAGAAGTGAGAGAGGTAACGCCTATGCACACTTCTCACTTGGTCAATACTACTTTGAGAAGAAAGACTATCCCAATGCTCTCAACTAttttaacatggctgacaaaaAAGGTAACTTGCAAGCTACCTACCAACTAGCAGTCATGCACTATGATGGTCTTGGAGTGGCTGAAGATCAA CATAAAGGAATGCAGTATATGAAGGCAGTTGCTCAGGCAACAAAGAAGGAACACTACCACTTAGTTCCTAGTGCCCAGTTCAGCATAGGACAGGCTTACTTCCAAGGATTTGGTATCAATCAGTCAGATGAAGAAGCCATTCAATGGTACATACTGGCAGCAAATGCTTCCAACCAGCAAAATGTTGGCTGCATCAAAGCCCAGAATGCTCTTGGGATGTTATTCTCAAGAAAAGACAGCTTAAACCTCCAGCAG GCTTTTCACTGGCACCAAAAGGCTGCAGAAAGTGGACACCTAGAATCAATGG CTGCACTAGGTCAAATGATGTTAAGTGGGCATGGTTGTACCACTGATAAAACTACTGGAATAAAATGGCTAAAGAAATCATCTATAAGAGGCTGCATGTACGCCAATGGGTTGCTCAGTTGTGAATATTTCAACAGTAAACTCTACTCACGGGCTGTAGAAAATGCCTTGAA AATCTGTGATTTGGACAAAGAAGCAGCACAGACTCTTCAAGAACAATTCATACCTCACCTAGTGCACAGAGGGATAGCCATTTCTTGTTTTGTATTAGCCAGGTGTCTTCAACTGGGCCAGGGAATTGAACGGTCGGAAGAGAAAGCAAAGATGTACTTTGATAAG GCATCACTGTTTGACAAAGAGATCACATCAGACTTGCACACAAAGATGACACACGGGGTGATGTAA
- the LOC136269417 gene encoding uncharacterized protein, with the protein MVDSTFTTLVPGKFILIGRKSCDITINDVRISSVHCEVGSVKMYEWDMFPACTVYVEDKSSNGTWICRKIGLSSWGAYCKLTKGLKMSFSPGDFILLLPPSVSAPDYCAFSLEADETSNVFGLKHLTAADVKIRVDAKADTSLGTVSIKRTYSRGETSPDGCATKKPCLSSPLPPAVTSDKGRSSKHAVAVPVSMSTHGSMEQCPICLGLFPVSELVAHSELCCSSEVSLVDGTDGIDRSSHDVLLAVPSSSSGVIELEQCIHCLQDYTVAELVDHVNICPKKSKSTADVTEVEHCQHCLGLFPLDEIVSHSLTCSHRATSTTDSTMGGDKEELLERCMHCFRDFPISELVRHMPECTGDMCGPKERFKGFVPSVHDIDAMAMSVLTDTQREAVDYVLQRSEADSRKVFPKLLKRVKGLGYDEKDLEKTLLWVRLSAPIIIHIHLDRVLSFLVKDTHYRNLFETRTGSGCLDTSARSSWEDRIFNNVYHDSEPFERVKYGVLNIVGDLRGVRSCYSYGDSFLQLKKVRLRTTFASMDTSSGAVKLSCCEHYGNVLHEYSDPELRAIIDVATRREDHLKSDMISNYKEIQIHGPVCLSENVECIVVNERFRGDSVIERQLEEFVTNNKCNLIWMEPDDATTSRATPTAMAPHFAPMTPLFAPRRRGRRRY; encoded by the exons ATGGTAGATAGCACGTTTACGACTCTTGTTCCTGGAAAGTTTATTTTAATCGGTAGAAAATCGTGTGACATAACTATCAATGATGTTCGCATCTCCAGTGTGCACTGCGAGGTCGGATCGGTCAAGATGTACGAATGGGACATGTTCCCAGCTTGTACTGTATACGTTGAAGACAAGAGTAGCAATGGAACGTGGATATGTCGTAAGATTGGTCTGTCATCTTGGGGAGCCTACTGCAAACTAACAAAGGGATTAAAAATGAGTTTTAGTCCAGGAGATTTTATCTTGTTACTACCACCAAGTGTCTCTGCACCAGATTACTGTGCTTTCTCACTGGAAGCTgatgaaacttctaatgtgtttGGTTTAAAGCATCTTACAGCTGCTGATGTTAAAATTAGAGTTGATGCTAAGGCTGACACTAGTCTGGGAACTGTATCAATAAAGAGAACTTATTCTAGAGGTGAAACATCACCGGATGGATGTGCTACTAAGAAACCATGTTTATCATCACCCTTACCACCTGCTGTAACTAGTGATAAAGGCAGATCCTCAAAGCATGCAGTAGCAGTACCTGTATCAATGAGTACACATGGCTCAATGGAACAGTGTCCCATCTGTCTTGGTCTTTTCCCTGTAAGTGAACTAGTGGCACACTCAGAATTGTGTTGCTCGTCAGAGGTGTCACTGGTTGACGGTACTGATGGGATAGATAGATCTTCACATGATGTGCTTTTAGCTGTTCCTAGTAGCTCTTCTGGAGTTATTGAACTTGAGCAATGTATCCACTGCCTGCAGGATTACACTGTTGCTGAATTGGTCGATCATGTAAATATCTGTCCAAAGAAATCAAAATCAACA GCGGATGTGACAGAAGTAGAACATTGTCAACATTGTCTTGGTCTATTTCCATTGGATGAAATAGTCAGTCACTCATTGACGTGTTCCCACAGGGCCACGTCCACAACT GATAGTACAATGGGTGGTGATAAGGAGGAGCTATTGGAGAGATGTATGCACTGTTTTAGGGATTTCCCTATTAGCGAACTGGTCCGACACATGCCAGAGTGTACTGGCGATATGTGTGGACCAAAGGAACGATTTAAAGGCTTCGTCCCATCTGTTCATGAT ATTGATGCCATGGCAATGTCAGTACTAACAGATACACAAAGAGAAGCTGTTGACTATGTGCTGCAGCGGTCAGAGGCCGACTCTCGGAAAGTGTTTCCAAAACTTCTGAAGAGGGTGAAAGGCTTGGGATATGATGAGAAAGATCTAGAAAA GACATTACTTTGGGTGAGGCTCAGTGCCCCAATAATCATTCATATCCACCTTGATCGAGTACTCAGCTTCCTAGTCAAGGACACTCATTATCGTAACTTATTTGAGACCAGGACTGGTAGTGGGTGTCTGGATACTTCAGCGAGGTCCTCATGGGAG GACAGAATATTTAACAatgtttatcatgatagtgAACCATTTGAGAGAGTGAAGTATGGCGTCTTAAACATtg TTGGAGATTTACGTGGTGTACGTTCCTGTTATTCATATGGTGACTCCTTCCTTCAG TTGAAGAAGGTCCGTCTACGTACTACATTTGCATCCATGGACACATCAAGTGGAGCAGTGAAGTTGTCTTGTTGTGAACACTATGGCAACGTCTTACATGAGTACTCTGATCCTGAGCTGAGGGCG ATAATTGATGTTGCCACCAGAAGAGAAGATCACTTAAAATCTGATATGATTTCTAATTACAAAGAG ATACAGATACATGGTCCAGTCTGCTTATCAGAAAATGTTGAATGCATTGTTGTCAATGAGAGATTTCGAGGGGACTCAGTGATTGAGAGACAACTTGAGGAATTTGTAACAAATAACAAGTGCAATTTGATATGGATGGAACCAGATGATGCTACTACTTCCAGGGCAACACCGACAGCAATGGCACCACATTTCGCTCCAATGACACCACTTTTTGCTCCTAGAAGGCGTGGAAGAAGAAGATACTGA